The segment CAGATCAGAAGTGCGCGAAAATGAGAAGATAACGAAAGGGCCGGTGACGCCGATATGTGCTCCGGCGGCGAACGGCAGTACCTGGAGCCGTACTTGGGGCAGCCGGGCGGCCTCCACGAGCCGGCCGAGCTGGCGCGCCATCACCTCGGGTCCGCCCACCTCGCGCCTCAGCACCGACTCGTCCAGCACCGCGTTCAGCTCCAGCGGAGGCGTCGCCCGCAGCACGTCCTGGCGGGCCATCCGGACCTCGACCAGGGTGTCGAGCTGGTCCTCGTCCGCCCCTTCCACGGCCGCCCCCGTCACCGCACGGGCGTACTCCGGCGTCTGGAGCAGCCCCGGGACCACCGTCGTCTCCAGGGTGCGCATCGCGCTGGCCTGGGACTCCAGGCTGATGAAGTCCCGGTAGGCGGGCGGCAGCACCCCGCGGTAGGCGTGCCACCAGTGGTCCCGGCCGCCCCCGCCGTCGGCGGCGCCCGCCAGGGCCAGCATCAGTTCCCGCAGCTGCGGATCGGCCACCTCGTAGGCGTCGAGGAGTAACCGCACATCGGCCGGTTTTGACCCACTGATGCCCGTCTCGATGCGGCTCACCTTGGACTGGTGCCAGCCCACGAGCCGGGCCGCCTCACCACTGGTGAGGCCGGCCCGGGTGCGCAGATTGCGCAGTTCGGCACCCAGTTTGCGGCGGCGCACCGCGGGACCGTGCTGCACTGCCTCCTCCTTACCCCTGACGGGTCGGCCAAATACGCTCTGCCGTCGCAGAGTTCACCGCATCGGGCGACAGATATATGCATAACTTGGTGGATCGCCACCCGTTACCGGCGCGGTAATGGCAGTCTGGCGAAGAAGCACCAGTCCGGGACCGTACTCGAACGATCCGCACCGTGTCGGGCTCCCGGTCCCGTGGAAAGGGACGACGTCGCCATGGCAGATCACCTGGAAGCATCCATCACTCTGCCGAGCGACCCCGCCTCGGTCCGCGCGGCCCGTGCCTTCGTGGCCGACGCCCTGGGCGAGTGGGGCCTGCCGGCGGAGGCGGATCAGGCCGACACCGTCCGGCTCATCGTCTCGGAACTCGCCACCAACGCCGTGCAGCACACCTTCGGGCAGTCGCCCACCTTCACGGTCGCCCTCGCGCTCGTCCGCGACGAACACCTGAGCGTCGGCGTCACCGACAGCCACCCGAGGTTCCCCAAACGACTGCCGGCCGCGGTCCAGCAGGACAACGGCCGAGGCATGGTGATCATTCGCTGGCTGACCGCGGAGTGCGGCGGCAGGCTGAGAGTGCGGCCCACCCGGGAGGGCGGCAAGACGGTCATCGTCGAGCTCCCGTGGGCCGTCCCGGCGGCGGAGCCGGTGGCCGGCGCCCTGGCGGCACCGGCGGAGAGTGAGCTCCCGGGGCGGTGAAGGCGCGTCAGGACGCCCTGTACCGCCCCGGGAGACACCGCCCCGGGAGAACCCCCGGGGAAGCGCCACCCCGGCCGTGGACCGGCTCGTGAGGCCGGTCCACGGCCGGGGTCCGGTACCACGGCCCGTCCTAGCGGACCCGGCCGTACCAGACGCTCTTGGTCCAGATCTTCTGGAGCTTCACCACGTCACCGGTCTTCGGCGAGTGCCATATCTTGCCCTTGCCCGCGTAGATCCCGACGTGGTAGACGTTCGACCCCGAGTGGAAGAAGACCAGGTCGCCCGCCTTGCGGCTGGACGCCTTGATGTGCTTCGTCTTGTTGTACTGCTGGGCCGCCGTCCGGGGCAGGCTCTTGCCCGCCTTCTTGAACGAGTACAGCGTGAGCCCCGAGCAGTCGAACCTCTTCGGTCCGGTGGCCCCGTACTTGTACGGAGCACCTTTCTTGGAGGCCGCGATCTGAAGTGCCTTGGCCGCCGGTGTGGCGGCCGCGGCGTCGGGGGACAGCCCCGGGACCACGACCGACCCGCCCACGGCGGCGATGGCGAACGCCGAGGCCGTACCGGCCCGGACCATGAGCGACGGGACCCGATTGAGCGCAGTCATGCGCAACCCTTCGTCAGCCGCCTGTGAAGGATGACCTGTCGGATTCGGGCTGGCGAAGTTGCCCGGCCGCTCGCGCGGCTTCACCCCAAGGGCTGCTCGGCCCGGTCATGGCGTGACCGTCCCGGCGACCCGTCGTGCTTGGGTCCTCCACTCCTGCCGATGCACTCCTGTCGACCGGTCATCCGGGCGGCGGCAGGACTCGGCGTCCGCCCGGACCGCCCCGCCTCTTGTGGCGGGGGCTTGTCGTCAGTCAGGGATCTTGGCTCACGGATGTCCGAAAATCCCAACGGAACCGGGGATTTGTGGGGTTACTCACCACTCACCCGTTCGGGTGAACACTCTGATGGATCATCAGGTGCCGGGGCGCCTCGGGGCCTCCCACCAGCCACGACGTCCCGCGATCCGCTCCCCGGGCGCCCTTTCGCGCAACTTCCTGGCGTCCGGGCGAACAGTAGACGTTCTGCCGAACGGGGGTACGCCTTCTGGGTCGTTTCGACTCCGGCCGGGTCGTCGCGTCCGGCCGCGGGCCGGCCCGGCCGAAGGTGTGGCGCGGTCAACTCTCGTCGAGCGGCGG is part of the Streptomyces asoensis genome and harbors:
- a CDS encoding helix-turn-helix domain-containing protein, whose translation is MQHGPAVRRRKLGAELRNLRTRAGLTSGEAARLVGWHQSKVSRIETGISGSKPADVRLLLDAYEVADPQLRELMLALAGAADGGGGRDHWWHAYRGVLPPAYRDFISLESQASAMRTLETTVVPGLLQTPEYARAVTGAAVEGADEDQLDTLVEVRMARQDVLRATPPLELNAVLDESVLRREVGGPEVMARQLGRLVEAARLPQVRLQVLPFAAGAHIGVTGPFVIFSFSRTSDLDVVVLDHLTSSLYLERKEDLQAYTEAFNALRAHALSPGDSSDYIAAIAGA
- a CDS encoding ATP-binding protein, producing the protein MADHLEASITLPSDPASVRAARAFVADALGEWGLPAEADQADTVRLIVSELATNAVQHTFGQSPTFTVALALVRDEHLSVGVTDSHPRFPKRLPAAVQQDNGRGMVIIRWLTAECGGRLRVRPTREGGKTVIVELPWAVPAAEPVAGALAAPAESELPGR
- a CDS encoding C40 family peptidase — protein: MTALNRVPSLMVRAGTASAFAIAAVGGSVVVPGLSPDAAAATPAAKALQIAASKKGAPYKYGATGPKRFDCSGLTLYSFKKAGKSLPRTAAQQYNKTKHIKASSRKAGDLVFFHSGSNVYHVGIYAGKGKIWHSPKTGDVVKLQKIWTKSVWYGRVR